Proteins from a single region of Thunnus albacares chromosome 16, fThuAlb1.1, whole genome shotgun sequence:
- the cep57l1 gene encoding centrosomal protein CEP57L1 isoform X2, whose product MDSQINSPQASQPKPNIDTKAVVDALKTLQEKIRRLELERKEAEKTYRHYSQDAQKDQPITTAYTTHSQPAISLHETDNSNRKELDSKLQSAEARCKVLEKQLDYMRKMVENAKKEKNAVMENQASLQKQQPSSSDDQIQREKLEKLESECFRLSRTQTLAEMKLAILEQKLLKEEHERKLVQEKADELRRELDVNLRLSSPTTEEIKPKKKTNKTTRKTSRQNELASPSGLRHKKMPFVAGTSTSPSHSVHANVQSILHMMKHHQPQLCERVSAMHRSGCGAKKSLQKAFSPTSTTSHKLERKPEQADQSLSSLSDLLLALQDELGQMSFEHQELVRQVDAAQHREQRQDLQRELERLVARMEEKGAQITKLRKHQQSVHKWTHSSEQQPCANEVKKLSGIRPPNPSPVKTKQKGKKAAATHKNLQILRETQKFRKSLKQDDVSWET is encoded by the exons ATGGACTCACAGATAAACAGCCCTCAGGCCTCACAGCCCAAACCTAATATTGACACTAAAG CTGTTGTGGATGCACTAAAGACCCTCCAGGAGAAAATCAGGCGGTTGGAGCTGGAAAGGAAGGAAGCGGAAAAGACCTACCGGCATTACTCCCAGGATGCCCAGAAGGATCAGCCGATCACAACAGCATACACCACGCACAGCCAACCAGCAATCAGCCTGCATGAAACTGATAACTCTAACAGGAAAG AGCTGGACTCAAAGCTTCAGTCAGCGGAGGCTCGCTGTAAGGTTCTTGAGAAGCAGCTGGACTACATGAGGAAGATGGttgaaaatgccaaaaaggAGAAGAATGCTGTGATGGAGAATCAG GCTTCACTGCAGAAACAGCAGCCAAGCAGTTCAGACGACCAAATTCAGCGGGAGAAGCTGGAGAAACTTGAATCGGAGTGTTTCAGATTGAGTAGAACCCAAACTCTGGCAGAG ATGAAGCTTGCCATTCTGGAACAGAAACTACTGAAAGAAGAGCATGAGCGCAAACTTGTACAGGAGAAGGCAGATGAG CTGCGGAGGGAGCTGGACGTCAACCTTCGATTGTCTTCACCAACTACTGAGGAGATTAAgccaaagaagaaaacaaataagaccACCAGG AAAACATCCAGACAGAATGAGCTGGCATCGCCAAGCGGCCTAAGGCACAAAAAAATGCCCTTTGTTGCAGGAACA TCGACAAGCCCAAGCCATTCAGTCCACGCCAACGTACAAAGTATCCTTCACATGATGAAGcaccatcagcctcagctgtgtgAACGAGTAAGCGCTATGCACAGGTCTGGCTGTGGAGCCAAGAAGAGTCTCCAAAAGGCCTTTTCTCCAACTTCCACCACTTCTCACAAGCTTGAAAGGAAGCCAGAACAAGCAGACCAATCACTGAGCTCGCTGTCTGACCTGCTCCTGGCTCTGCAGGACGAGCTAGGGCAGATGAGCTT tgagcaTCAGGAGTTGGTGCGTCAGGTAGATGCAGCCCAACATCGGGAGCAGAGGCAGGACCTGCAGAGAGAACTGGAAAGGTTGGTTGCCAGAATGGAGGAGAAAGGAGCTCAGATCACGAAACTCCGCAAACACCAGCAGTCG GTCCATAAATGGACCcacagcagtgagcagcagccCTGTGCCAATGAAGTCAAGAAGCTGAGTGGGATCAGACCGCCCAATCCCTCGCCTGTTAAGACTAAGCAGAAGGGAAAGAAAGCTGCGGCCACTCACAAAAATCTGCAGATTCTCAGAGAGACCCAGAAGTTCCGCAAAAGCCTAAAACAGGACGACGTCTCCTGGGAAACATGA
- the cd164 gene encoding sialomucin core protein 24 produces the protein MYLKVFFVAVALALIGASAATESDGCTGLLCDACGTTSDCQWVNCSTSFIGCHNMTLNSENVTCSNASCSAAVTTASTPTSSASTTVTPHSTASPTPVATTTSKSSTPQPTTENTNTSTIAPTHSGNTSSSTTVPSTSTGTSTTTTPIAPSPAPHKNSTFDAASFIGGIVLVLGLQAVIFFLYKFCKSKDRNYHTL, from the exons ATGTACCTGAAGGTGTTTTTCGTCGCTGTAGCTTTGGCTTTGATTGGCGCTTCAGCCGCGACAGAGTCAG ATGGATGTACTGGCCTCTTATGTGATGCATGTGGCACCACCAGTGACTGCCAGTGGGTTAATTGCTCAACAT CATTTATTGGCTGTCACAACATGACTCTTAATTCGGAAAATGTGACCTGCAGCAACGCCAGCTGCTCAG CTGCGGTCACAACCGCCTCAACTCCAACTTCTTCTGCTTCTACGACTGTTACCCCTCACTCTACAGCCTCCCCTACCCCTGTTGCCACCACCACCTCTAAAAGCAGCACCCCTCAGCCCACCACAG aaaatacaaacacttcCACAATTGCCCCGACTCACAGCGGTAACACCTCCAGCTCTACGACTGTACCCTCTACTTCAA CTGGAACCAGTACAACTACCACACCGATTGCCCCTTCTCCTGCCCCTCACAAGAACTCAACCTTCGACGCTGCGAGCTTCATTGGTGGAATAGTGCTGGTCCTGGGCCTGCAGGCAGTCATCTTCTTTTTGTACAAATTCTGCAAGTCCAAGGACCGCAACTATCACACCCTTTGA
- the cep57l1 gene encoding centrosomal protein CEP57L1 isoform X1: METYSDQILDSPSKNSYIGSYYQPPDRILPTPRELELPARSSISMDSQINSPQASQPKPNIDTKAVVDALKTLQEKIRRLELERKEAEKTYRHYSQDAQKDQPITTAYTTHSQPAISLHETDNSNRKELDSKLQSAEARCKVLEKQLDYMRKMVENAKKEKNAVMENQASLQKQQPSSSDDQIQREKLEKLESECFRLSRTQTLAEMKLAILEQKLLKEEHERKLVQEKADELRRELDVNLRLSSPTTEEIKPKKKTNKTTRKTSRQNELASPSGLRHKKMPFVAGTSTSPSHSVHANVQSILHMMKHHQPQLCERVSAMHRSGCGAKKSLQKAFSPTSTTSHKLERKPEQADQSLSSLSDLLLALQDELGQMSFEHQELVRQVDAAQHREQRQDLQRELERLVARMEEKGAQITKLRKHQQSVHKWTHSSEQQPCANEVKKLSGIRPPNPSPVKTKQKGKKAAATHKNLQILRETQKFRKSLKQDDVSWET; the protein is encoded by the exons ATGGAGACTTACAGCGATCAG ATTTTAGACTCACCCTCCAAAAACAGTTACATTGGAAGCTATTACCAGCCTCCAGACAGGATACTACCAACACCAAGAGAGCTGGAGCTCCCTGCACGCTCATCCATCAGCATGGACTCACAGATAAACAGCCCTCAGGCCTCACAGCCCAAACCTAATATTGACACTAAAG CTGTTGTGGATGCACTAAAGACCCTCCAGGAGAAAATCAGGCGGTTGGAGCTGGAAAGGAAGGAAGCGGAAAAGACCTACCGGCATTACTCCCAGGATGCCCAGAAGGATCAGCCGATCACAACAGCATACACCACGCACAGCCAACCAGCAATCAGCCTGCATGAAACTGATAACTCTAACAGGAAAG AGCTGGACTCAAAGCTTCAGTCAGCGGAGGCTCGCTGTAAGGTTCTTGAGAAGCAGCTGGACTACATGAGGAAGATGGttgaaaatgccaaaaaggAGAAGAATGCTGTGATGGAGAATCAG GCTTCACTGCAGAAACAGCAGCCAAGCAGTTCAGACGACCAAATTCAGCGGGAGAAGCTGGAGAAACTTGAATCGGAGTGTTTCAGATTGAGTAGAACCCAAACTCTGGCAGAG ATGAAGCTTGCCATTCTGGAACAGAAACTACTGAAAGAAGAGCATGAGCGCAAACTTGTACAGGAGAAGGCAGATGAG CTGCGGAGGGAGCTGGACGTCAACCTTCGATTGTCTTCACCAACTACTGAGGAGATTAAgccaaagaagaaaacaaataagaccACCAGG AAAACATCCAGACAGAATGAGCTGGCATCGCCAAGCGGCCTAAGGCACAAAAAAATGCCCTTTGTTGCAGGAACA TCGACAAGCCCAAGCCATTCAGTCCACGCCAACGTACAAAGTATCCTTCACATGATGAAGcaccatcagcctcagctgtgtgAACGAGTAAGCGCTATGCACAGGTCTGGCTGTGGAGCCAAGAAGAGTCTCCAAAAGGCCTTTTCTCCAACTTCCACCACTTCTCACAAGCTTGAAAGGAAGCCAGAACAAGCAGACCAATCACTGAGCTCGCTGTCTGACCTGCTCCTGGCTCTGCAGGACGAGCTAGGGCAGATGAGCTT tgagcaTCAGGAGTTGGTGCGTCAGGTAGATGCAGCCCAACATCGGGAGCAGAGGCAGGACCTGCAGAGAGAACTGGAAAGGTTGGTTGCCAGAATGGAGGAGAAAGGAGCTCAGATCACGAAACTCCGCAAACACCAGCAGTCG GTCCATAAATGGACCcacagcagtgagcagcagccCTGTGCCAATGAAGTCAAGAAGCTGAGTGGGATCAGACCGCCCAATCCCTCGCCTGTTAAGACTAAGCAGAAGGGAAAGAAAGCTGCGGCCACTCACAAAAATCTGCAGATTCTCAGAGAGACCCAGAAGTTCCGCAAAAGCCTAAAACAGGACGACGTCTCCTGGGAAACATGA